Proteins from one Pontibacter korlensis genomic window:
- a CDS encoding helical backbone metal receptor, with amino-acid sequence MGHSIELEQSPQRIISLVPSQTELLFNLGLADRVVGVTKFCIHPKEQVKQKTKVGGTKNFKFDVIDALQPDLIIGNKEENYKEGIAQLQQKYKVWMSDIYTLEDALEMLRQVGQLTATEAKAAELTASIKSGFAQLQPVQPSIKTAYFIWRKPYMAVGSHNIIDHMLQRCGFVNAFANLERYPEVSPEQLQQANPQLILLSSEPYPFKERHIQEFQEICPQATIKVVDGEMFSWYGSRLLYGPAYLQQVVEEVKL; translated from the coding sequence ATGGGCCACAGCATAGAACTGGAGCAAAGCCCTCAACGCATCATATCATTAGTACCCTCACAAACCGAGCTCCTATTCAACTTAGGCTTAGCCGATCGTGTAGTGGGCGTTACAAAGTTTTGCATTCACCCTAAGGAGCAGGTAAAGCAGAAGACCAAGGTTGGCGGCACCAAGAATTTCAAGTTTGATGTGATAGATGCCTTGCAGCCTGACCTGATCATCGGCAACAAGGAAGAGAACTACAAAGAAGGTATAGCGCAACTGCAACAGAAGTATAAGGTGTGGATGAGCGACATTTATACTTTAGAAGATGCGTTGGAGATGCTTCGGCAGGTGGGTCAACTCACAGCAACAGAGGCAAAAGCAGCAGAACTCACAGCAAGTATAAAGTCTGGCTTTGCGCAGCTACAACCGGTGCAGCCAAGTATAAAAACGGCCTACTTCATCTGGCGCAAGCCTTACATGGCTGTGGGTAGCCACAACATCATCGACCATATGCTGCAGCGTTGCGGCTTTGTTAATGCTTTTGCCAACCTGGAGCGCTATCCCGAGGTTTCTCCAGAGCAACTGCAGCAAGCCAATCCGCAGCTCATACTTTTATCGTCGGAGCCCTACCCTTTCAAGGAGAGGCACATCCAGGAGTTTCAGGAAATATGCCCTCAGGCAACAATCAAAGTGGTAGACGGGGAAATGTTCAGCTGGTACGGCAGCAGGCTATTATATGGGCCAGCTTATTTGCAGCAGGTTGTAGAAGAAGTAAAGTTGTAG
- a CDS encoding DUF4153 domain-containing protein — protein sequence MGLFKNLSLQQLLRGASASFLNYPLVLLSAFIGTAAAITLTELDYDQRQEHLHLERLVQVSSLGLILFFTLELLVSKYKLDLKWRAILWLTGLVLLLFYYWSLPVDVEPRQWLRYLMLVVALHLAASYAMFLNRREENAFWQFNKVLFLRILTSVLYSGALFLGLVIAVAAVENLFSVDVDNEFYSQLWLFMVGVFNTWFFLAGVPTNVQELEEAHTYPRGLKVFTQFVLLPLVTLYLVILYTYFGKIVVQWEWPEGWVSVLVLCFSIAGILSLLLIHPIRLEESNTWMRTFSRWFYRALFPLIILLALAIWRRVSEYGVTEERYIVMALALWLFMTALYFLFSRQKNIKFVPVTLSVVALMAAYGPFSAFQVSEWSQVNRLEKLLQESGVLVNGQVQRQHPQVSEEVEQEVSSITDYLARYHNLEVLQPWFEVNLSDSLSAATDSLTNHWQRSFAARDKVLELMRLEFKTRLAPALERHFYFTSQPFGGGEAVYTINGYAYAVQFSLRTYEGGVDKRSYKLGSSPFIVYLKEGTTILYFQFEQETLSLDLLPIIKKLERRQQEKYKPEEITYIVQGKKVQLKVALTELSGFEKEGYRIQSMQANIFVKLQE from the coding sequence ATGGGCCTTTTCAAAAACCTGTCGTTACAGCAGCTCTTACGTGGAGCGTCTGCTTCCTTTCTAAACTACCCGCTGGTGCTGCTATCTGCCTTTATAGGCACGGCGGCAGCTATTACCCTTACCGAGTTAGACTATGATCAGAGGCAGGAGCATCTGCACCTGGAAAGACTGGTGCAGGTAAGCTCCCTAGGCCTGATCCTGTTCTTTACACTGGAGCTGCTGGTAAGCAAGTATAAGCTGGACCTGAAATGGCGGGCAATACTGTGGCTAACAGGGCTGGTACTGCTGCTGTTTTACTATTGGTCTTTGCCCGTTGATGTAGAACCCAGGCAGTGGCTTCGTTATCTCATGCTGGTAGTGGCACTGCACCTTGCCGCCTCCTATGCTATGTTTTTGAACAGGCGCGAAGAAAATGCTTTCTGGCAGTTCAATAAGGTGCTTTTCCTTCGCATCTTAACCTCCGTACTTTACTCAGGGGCACTTTTTCTGGGGTTGGTTATAGCTGTAGCGGCTGTAGAGAACCTCTTTTCAGTTGATGTAGATAATGAGTTTTACTCCCAGCTCTGGCTGTTTATGGTGGGCGTGTTTAACACCTGGTTTTTCCTGGCTGGGGTACCTACTAATGTGCAGGAGCTGGAGGAGGCACATACTTACCCAAGAGGGCTAAAGGTGTTTACCCAGTTTGTTCTCTTACCACTGGTTACGCTGTACCTGGTTATCCTGTATACTTACTTCGGTAAAATAGTAGTGCAGTGGGAGTGGCCGGAAGGTTGGGTCTCGGTCCTGGTGCTGTGCTTCTCCATTGCGGGCATACTCTCGCTGTTGCTTATTCACCCAATCCGTTTGGAGGAGAGCAACACCTGGATGCGTACTTTCTCCAGATGGTTTTACCGTGCGCTTTTCCCGTTGATTATACTTTTAGCGCTGGCCATTTGGAGGCGTGTGTCGGAGTATGGCGTAACCGAAGAGCGATACATCGTGATGGCCCTGGCACTGTGGCTGTTTATGACAGCACTGTACTTCCTTTTCAGCCGGCAGAAGAACATCAAGTTTGTACCCGTTACGCTTAGCGTCGTAGCCCTAATGGCCGCCTACGGACCATTTAGTGCCTTTCAGGTGTCGGAGTGGAGCCAGGTAAACAGGCTGGAAAAATTGCTGCAAGAGAGCGGAGTGCTGGTAAACGGGCAAGTACAGCGGCAGCACCCACAAGTAAGCGAGGAAGTAGAGCAGGAGGTAAGTTCTATTACAGATTACCTGGCCCGCTACCACAACCTGGAGGTGCTGCAGCCTTGGTTTGAGGTAAACCTAAGCGACTCCCTTTCCGCTGCCACAGACTCGCTTACCAACCATTGGCAACGGAGCTTTGCCGCCCGCGATAAGGTGTTGGAACTGATGAGGCTGGAGTTTAAAACTCGTCTTGCACCTGCACTGGAGCGCCATTTTTATTTTACCTCGCAGCCGTTTGGGGGTGGGGAGGCCGTTTATACTATCAATGGGTATGCTTATGCCGTACAATTCAGCCTTCGAACATACGAGGGAGGTGTGGATAAGAGATCGTACAAGTTGGGCAGCTCACCTTTTATTGTGTACTTGAAAGAAGGAACCACCATACTATACTTCCAGTTTGAGCAGGAAACACTGTCACTCGACCTTTTGCCTATCATCAAGAAGCTGGAGCGAAGGCAACAGGAAAAGTATAAGCCAGAGGAAATAACCTACATTGTGCAGGGGAAAAAAGTGCAGCTAAAAGTAGCCTTGACGGAACTGAGTGGCTTTGAAAAAGAGGGGTACCGTATACA
- a CDS encoding M42 family metallopeptidase has product MRQESFDFLQKYLNNSSPTGFESEGQKLWLEYIKPYIDEYFVDTYGSVVGVVNPQAEYKVVIEAHADEISWFVNYITPEGYIYLRRNGGSDALIAPSKRVNIYTAKGIVKAVFGWPAIHVRKVENDKAPTIDTVFLDCGASNREEVEAMGIHVGCVATFEDEFTVLNDRYYVGRALDNRIGGFMIAEVARMLKENGNQLPFGLYIVNAVQEEIGLRGAEMIAHRIKPDVAIITDVTHDTQSPMYDKKSSGDIHCGKGPVIAYGPAVQNNVRDLIIRTAQEKEIPFQRAAVSRATGTDTDAFAYSNAGVASALISLPLKYMHTTVETVHKDDVENVIKMIYETILKIQDKQDFRYLS; this is encoded by the coding sequence ATGAGACAAGAATCATTTGACTTCCTTCAGAAGTACTTGAATAATTCCTCTCCTACTGGTTTTGAATCAGAGGGGCAGAAGCTGTGGCTGGAGTATATAAAACCATACATAGACGAATATTTTGTAGATACATACGGCAGTGTAGTAGGCGTTGTAAACCCGCAGGCAGAGTACAAAGTGGTGATAGAAGCACATGCCGATGAGATCAGCTGGTTTGTGAACTACATCACTCCGGAGGGATACATTTACCTGAGACGCAACGGTGGCTCTGACGCCCTGATAGCACCATCCAAGCGCGTAAACATCTATACAGCCAAGGGAATTGTAAAGGCTGTTTTTGGCTGGCCAGCCATACACGTGCGCAAGGTAGAGAACGACAAAGCACCAACTATCGACACCGTATTCCTGGACTGCGGTGCCAGCAACCGCGAGGAAGTAGAAGCCATGGGTATACACGTAGGCTGCGTGGCTACCTTTGAGGATGAGTTTACCGTTTTGAACGACCGCTACTATGTTGGCCGTGCACTGGACAACCGCATCGGTGGCTTCATGATAGCTGAGGTGGCGCGTATGCTGAAGGAAAACGGTAACCAACTGCCGTTCGGCTTGTACATCGTAAACGCTGTGCAGGAAGAGATTGGTCTGCGTGGTGCCGAGATGATCGCTCACCGCATTAAGCCAGATGTTGCCATCATCACCGACGTAACCCACGACACCCAGTCGCCGATGTACGATAAGAAGTCCAGCGGCGACATTCACTGTGGCAAAGGCCCTGTTATCGCCTATGGTCCGGCAGTACAGAACAATGTGCGCGACCTGATCATCCGTACGGCTCAGGAGAAGGAAATCCCGTTCCAACGTGCTGCTGTTTCACGTGCAACAGGTACTGACACTGACGCTTTTGCCTACTCTAATGCTGGTGTGGCCTCCGCACTTATCTCGCTTCCACTTAAATATATGCACACTACTGTAGAGACTGTGCACAAGGACGACGTGGAAAACGTGATTAAGATGATTTACGAAACTATACTCAAAATTCAGGACAAGCAGGATTTCCGTTACCTGAGCTAA
- the aroB gene encoding 3-dehydroquinate synthase codes for MTETIHIGRDALQELPELLKNRAFSKVAVLVDENTLHHCYPQLKPYLPEHDLIQIQSGEERKTLQTCEYIWQRMTDLHLDRWSVLVNLGGGVIGDMGGFCAALFKRGLYFVQVPTTLLAQVDASVGGKTGIDFQGLKNHIGVYQEPQAVFINPDFLKTLPQREVKSGYAEIVKHWFISDADAFMEQRHIGLFTEDWEGLIRHSVGIKSRVVEADPLEGGLRKILNFGHTVGHAVETYLLDKPERALLHGEAVAVGMLCEAWISKKHELLSEEELSRIETFLVSVYEKVSLSEQDIQSIAQFALQDKKNTRSTINCTLLERIGKAVYDQPITVQEIVESLRYYTLL; via the coding sequence ATGACGGAAACCATACATATAGGTCGGGATGCACTGCAGGAACTACCAGAGCTGTTGAAAAACAGGGCTTTTAGCAAAGTGGCAGTGCTGGTTGATGAGAATACCCTGCACCACTGCTACCCGCAGCTAAAGCCTTATCTGCCAGAGCATGACCTGATACAGATACAGAGCGGCGAAGAGCGCAAAACGCTGCAGACCTGTGAATACATCTGGCAACGCATGACTGACCTGCACCTGGACCGTTGGTCGGTACTGGTGAACCTGGGCGGAGGCGTTATTGGCGATATGGGTGGTTTCTGTGCAGCTTTGTTTAAACGAGGCTTATACTTTGTGCAGGTTCCTACCACACTGTTGGCGCAGGTAGATGCCAGTGTAGGCGGCAAAACCGGTATAGACTTCCAAGGCCTGAAGAACCACATTGGCGTGTACCAGGAGCCGCAGGCAGTATTTATCAACCCCGACTTTCTGAAAACACTGCCGCAACGCGAGGTTAAATCAGGCTATGCTGAGATTGTTAAACACTGGTTTATCTCTGATGCCGATGCTTTTATGGAGCAGCGCCACATCGGCCTGTTTACTGAAGATTGGGAAGGCCTGATTCGCCACTCTGTGGGTATAAAATCCAGAGTAGTGGAGGCAGATCCCTTAGAAGGAGGTTTGCGCAAGATCCTGAATTTTGGGCATACAGTTGGGCATGCCGTAGAAACTTATCTGCTTGATAAGCCAGAGAGGGCTTTGCTGCACGGCGAGGCTGTGGCTGTAGGAATGCTTTGTGAGGCATGGATCAGCAAAAAGCATGAACTGCTCTCAGAAGAAGAGCTCAGTCGGATAGAAACTTTCCTGGTGTCGGTTTATGAGAAGGTAAGCCTCTCGGAGCAGGACATTCAAAGTATAGCTCAGTTTGCCCTTCAGGATAAGAAGAATACCCGCTCTACTATCAACTGCACTTTATTGGAGCGTATCGGTAAAGCTGTTTACGACCAACCGATTACAGTGCAGGAAATTGTTGAATCATTACGCTACTATACCTTACTATGA
- a CDS encoding 3-phosphoshikimate 1-carboxyvinyltransferase: MSKSLTLSHPTGKLTGSIKLPASKSEANRALIIAALSGQESQLHNLSEANDTQLLQRLLKSDAETIDAEDAGTVMRFLTAYYAITGQQKTLTGTDRMCQRPIKVLVEALRELGASIEYVREEGYPPLKISGFKGSGQKHLKVRSDISSQYISALLMIAPLLPEGLELELEGKIGSRPYIEMTLSLMKHFGVTADFTGNTITVKPQKYKAAEFTVESDWSAASYWYSMVALANEADIMLLGLKEASFQGDRAVADIMYRLGVYTEFKADGVRLLKKEHERHISLDFSDCPDLAQTVVALCAGIGVTVDMTGLESLRIKETDRIQALQIEVLSMNSSLQEVTPEVFRLEPGILHKKELSFRTYQDHRMAMAFAPLALLEPVEIQEPSVVRKSYPRYWEDLEKVGFEIKYKE; encoded by the coding sequence ATGAGCAAGAGTCTCACCCTTAGCCACCCAACCGGCAAACTGACCGGAAGTATAAAATTACCTGCCTCTAAAAGCGAAGCCAACCGTGCCCTTATTATTGCGGCATTGTCTGGGCAGGAATCGCAGCTTCATAATTTATCCGAAGCCAACGATACACAGCTGCTGCAGCGCCTTTTAAAAAGCGATGCCGAAACGATTGACGCGGAGGATGCCGGTACCGTTATGCGCTTTTTAACAGCGTACTACGCTATAACAGGCCAGCAAAAGACGCTAACAGGTACCGATCGTATGTGCCAACGCCCTATAAAAGTGTTGGTGGAGGCACTACGCGAGTTAGGCGCCAGTATCGAGTATGTGAGGGAGGAAGGTTACCCACCTCTAAAGATCAGCGGCTTTAAGGGCAGCGGACAAAAGCACCTGAAAGTGCGCAGCGACATCAGCAGCCAGTATATTTCTGCCTTGCTGATGATTGCGCCACTATTGCCAGAAGGGCTTGAGCTGGAGCTGGAGGGAAAGATCGGGTCCAGACCATATATTGAGATGACGCTCTCATTAATGAAGCACTTTGGTGTAACAGCGGACTTTACTGGCAATACCATCACTGTAAAGCCACAGAAGTATAAAGCTGCTGAATTTACGGTAGAGTCGGATTGGTCGGCGGCAAGTTACTGGTATAGTATGGTGGCCTTGGCCAATGAGGCTGATATTATGCTGTTGGGCCTGAAAGAAGCTTCGTTCCAGGGTGACCGTGCTGTTGCAGATATCATGTACCGCCTGGGTGTGTACACAGAGTTCAAGGCCGATGGTGTAAGGCTACTGAAAAAAGAGCATGAGCGCCATATTTCTCTTGACTTCTCCGACTGCCCTGACCTGGCGCAAACTGTGGTAGCACTATGTGCCGGCATAGGTGTAACAGTAGACATGACTGGGCTGGAAAGCCTACGTATTAAGGAGACAGACCGTATTCAGGCGCTACAGATTGAGGTGTTGAGTATGAACTCCTCCTTGCAGGAAGTAACGCCAGAGGTGTTCCGCCTGGAGCCGGGAATACTTCATAAGAAAGAGCTATCGTTCCGCACGTACCAGGACCACCGTATGGCCATGGCTTTCGCGCCACTTGCACTGCTGGAGCCGGTGGAGATTCAGGAGCCAAGCGTAGTGCGCAAGTCTTACCCAAGGTATTGGGAGGACCTGGAAAAAGTAGGGTTTGAAATAAAGTATAAAGAGTAA
- a CDS encoding acyl-CoA carboxylase subunit beta, translating into MAGEIRQAQIETLERKNAEALLGGGQDRIEAQHKKGKLTARERIHLLIDEGSFEEIGKFVMHRSKDFGLDKQYYLGDGVVTGYGTINGRLVYVFSQDFTVLGGSLSETHAEKIVKIMELAMKNGAPVIGLNDSGGARIQEGVVSLGGYADIFYRNTLASGVIPQISAIMGPCAGGAVYSPAITDFIMMVEDTSYMFVTGPNVVKTVTHEEVTSEELGGASTHSTKSGVTHFSCANEVECITYIKKLLSYIPQNCEELPPSLPYEAQADETREVLDTIVPENPNQPYDIREVIEGIIDQDSFFEVHKNFGENIVVGFARLGGRSIGIVGNQPAVLAGVLDINASTKAARFVRFCDSFNVPLLVLEDVPGFLPGTDQEWRGIITNGAKLLYAFCEATVPRITVITRKAYGGAYDVMNSKHIGADMNYAWPTAEIAVMGAQGAAEIIFKREIAAAEDPEAKLAEKVQEYKEKFATPYRAAHRGFIDEVIMPSETRAKLIKAFKMLENKAVTLPRKKHGNIPL; encoded by the coding sequence ATGGCAGGAGAAATCAGACAGGCCCAGATCGAAACCCTAGAGCGCAAAAATGCCGAAGCCTTACTTGGCGGTGGCCAGGATAGAATTGAGGCTCAGCACAAAAAAGGAAAACTGACCGCCCGCGAGCGAATTCACCTGCTGATTGATGAAGGCTCCTTTGAAGAGATAGGTAAGTTTGTAATGCACCGCTCCAAGGATTTCGGACTGGACAAGCAGTACTACCTGGGTGACGGCGTGGTGACAGGTTATGGCACCATCAATGGCCGCCTGGTCTATGTTTTCTCACAGGACTTTACTGTACTTGGGGGCTCCCTGTCTGAAACACATGCTGAGAAGATCGTGAAGATCATGGAGCTGGCCATGAAAAACGGCGCTCCGGTAATTGGCCTGAATGACTCTGGCGGTGCCCGTATCCAGGAGGGTGTGGTGTCGCTTGGTGGTTATGCAGATATCTTCTACCGTAACACACTTGCCTCAGGCGTAATACCACAAATATCGGCCATTATGGGCCCATGTGCCGGTGGTGCAGTATACTCTCCGGCCATTACAGATTTTATCATGATGGTGGAAGATACTTCTTATATGTTTGTTACTGGCCCTAACGTGGTAAAAACGGTAACTCACGAAGAGGTGACTTCCGAGGAATTGGGCGGTGCCAGCACCCACAGCACCAAGAGCGGTGTGACACACTTCTCCTGCGCCAATGAGGTGGAGTGCATCACCTACATCAAAAAGCTTTTAAGCTATATTCCGCAGAACTGCGAAGAGCTGCCACCATCGCTGCCATATGAAGCTCAGGCTGACGAAACCCGTGAAGTACTCGATACGATCGTACCGGAGAACCCGAACCAGCCTTACGATATCCGTGAGGTGATTGAGGGAATTATTGACCAGGACTCTTTCTTTGAAGTGCACAAGAACTTTGGGGAGAACATTGTAGTCGGCTTTGCCCGGCTAGGTGGCCGCAGCATTGGTATTGTGGGTAACCAGCCTGCCGTACTTGCTGGTGTACTCGATATTAACGCCAGCACCAAGGCAGCCCGCTTCGTGCGCTTCTGCGACAGCTTTAATGTACCGCTTCTTGTTCTGGAAGACGTACCAGGCTTTCTGCCAGGCACTGACCAGGAGTGGCGTGGCATTATCACGAACGGGGCTAAGCTACTTTATGCTTTCTGTGAGGCCACTGTTCCGCGCATTACAGTAATTACACGCAAAGCCTACGGAGGTGCTTACGATGTAATGAACTCCAAACACATTGGTGCCGACATGAACTATGCCTGGCCAACAGCAGAGATTGCCGTGATGGGTGCCCAAGGCGCTGCCGAGATTATTTTCAAACGCGAGATTGCCGCTGCCGAAGATCCGGAGGCTAAACTGGCTGAGAAAGTACAAGAGTACAAGGAGAAATTCGCCACGCCTTACCGCGCTGCTCACCGTGGCTTTATCGACGAGGTAATTATGCCTTCAGAAACGCGCGCTAAATTGATCAAAGCCTTTAAGATGCTGGAGAACAAGGCTGTAACGCTGCCGCGCAAGAAGCACGGTAACATTCCGCTTTAA
- a CDS encoding Imm27 family immunity protein, translating to MSNRKLYGDAKLIKELLGKMQLVEEAEGGWATVYKDASSGRFWMKYHTTAGEQSGGGYELLIRLPLPTTQKLVAVAIESPFEDEAVAAVMRLLEEEALEKKDFRHVLVNRLEEMNLESLPTEQKQRIRKVFTLTSLLDPTNKREVKGKTIEQLKEDAAYFENVSKRALILSDKL from the coding sequence ATGAGTAACCGGAAGCTATATGGTGACGCTAAGCTCATAAAAGAGCTTCTGGGCAAGATGCAACTGGTAGAGGAGGCAGAAGGTGGATGGGCAACTGTCTACAAAGATGCTTCCTCTGGCAGGTTCTGGATGAAGTACCACACTACTGCTGGCGAGCAAAGCGGCGGGGGGTATGAACTGCTGATCCGGCTTCCACTTCCAACCACACAAAAGTTGGTTGCAGTTGCAATAGAATCTCCTTTTGAGGATGAAGCTGTAGCCGCCGTTATGCGTTTGCTCGAAGAAGAGGCGCTGGAAAAGAAAGATTTCCGGCATGTGCTTGTAAACCGGCTGGAGGAAATGAACTTGGAAAGCTTACCGACAGAGCAAAAGCAGCGGATACGAAAGGTCTTTACCTTAACCTCTCTTCTGGACCCAACAAACAAACGGGAAGTAAAAGGCAAAACAATAGAGCAGCTAAAAGAGGATGCTGCCTATTTTGAGAATGTCTCGAAGAGGGCGCTGATTTTGTCAGATAAGTTGTAA
- a CDS encoding YihY/virulence factor BrkB family protein: MRLNQQYLKRRRAYRKFIVFLKRWRFNDGRSSVYDVADVLIGELRLDSITKRASYMAFNFTLATFPSIIFLFTLIPYIPSILSLDLGESILDFLADFMPEEMYSAAYGTIEDIVNKPRGGLLSFGFLFAWVLSTNGIMSLMDAFDKKYHTFYKRGYIRKRLIATALTIVLSMILLLAVSAIFFGQWIIDVLVFYEVVTESYTYTLLVILKYIAVILLFLLATSLIYYFVPAIEDKWPFFSAGAVVATGLIFVVTMGFSLYISAFDTYNKFYGSIGALIGLMIWLDFVSMILILGFEINVSIDTVTKRLVRTPTSHSGKMASAAKV, encoded by the coding sequence ATGAGGCTGAATCAGCAATACCTGAAGCGCCGTCGTGCCTACCGAAAGTTCATCGTTTTCCTGAAACGGTGGCGCTTTAATGATGGCAGGTCTTCGGTGTATGATGTGGCTGATGTGTTGATAGGGGAGCTAAGGCTGGATTCCATCACCAAGCGAGCCTCCTATATGGCTTTCAACTTTACGCTGGCTACATTTCCGTCCATCATCTTCCTGTTTACGCTCATCCCTTACATCCCAAGTATACTTTCTTTGGACCTGGGCGAGAGTATACTCGACTTTTTGGCCGATTTCATGCCCGAGGAGATGTATTCGGCGGCCTATGGTACTATTGAGGATATTGTGAACAAGCCACGAGGGGGACTGCTTTCCTTCGGTTTCCTGTTTGCATGGGTGCTCTCCACCAACGGCATTATGTCGCTAATGGACGCTTTTGATAAGAAGTACCACACCTTCTACAAGCGCGGCTATATCCGGAAACGACTGATTGCTACTGCACTAACAATTGTGTTAAGTATGATTCTGCTGCTGGCGGTATCAGCGATATTCTTTGGCCAGTGGATAATAGATGTACTGGTGTTTTATGAGGTTGTTACCGAGAGCTACACCTACACTTTGCTGGTAATCCTAAAGTATATTGCTGTTATCCTGCTCTTCCTGCTGGCTACGTCGCTCATTTATTACTTTGTGCCGGCTATTGAGGATAAGTGGCCTTTCTTCTCGGCGGGTGCTGTGGTGGCTACAGGGCTCATATTTGTGGTGACAATGGGCTTCTCGCTCTACATAAGCGCTTTCGATACTTATAATAAATTCTATGGCTCTATCGGCGCTTTGATCGGTCTGATGATCTGGCTAGATTTTGTCTCCATGATACTTATTCTGGGCTTCGAAATAAATGTAAGTATAGATACCGTGACCAAACGCCTGGTACGTACCCCAACCAGCCATTCTGGGAAAATGGCGAGTGCCGCCAAAGTATAA
- a CDS encoding acyl-CoA thioesterase: MFESEIQLRVRYAETDQMGYVYHGNYAAYFEVTRTEVFRRLGIEYKEMEATGTMMPVLELKTKFIRPAKYDDLLTIKLFVKSKPHGSRIKFEYEVYNEKETLLTIGETMMVFVNMKTGRPTEVPALIHEKLDPYFS; this comes from the coding sequence GTGTTTGAATCAGAAATACAGCTACGAGTGCGTTATGCCGAAACAGACCAGATGGGCTATGTGTACCATGGTAATTATGCTGCCTACTTTGAGGTAACCCGCACCGAAGTGTTCCGACGCCTGGGAATAGAGTATAAGGAGATGGAAGCTACCGGTACCATGATGCCGGTGCTGGAGCTGAAGACCAAGTTTATTCGCCCTGCCAAGTATGATGACCTGCTTACCATCAAGTTGTTTGTTAAAAGCAAACCCCATGGCTCTCGTATAAAATTTGAGTATGAAGTGTATAATGAGAAGGAAACACTGCTTACCATTGGCGAAACCATGATGGTGTTCGTGAACATGAAAACCGGCCGCCCAACAGAGGTACCCGCACTCATACACGAAAAGTTAGACCCATATTTTAGTTAA
- the mltG gene encoding endolytic transglycosylase MltG, translating into MANEVNNPRSKRKRKEKSKLVPSLIALGMFLFVSFSYYAYQIMYTANVDTKEQDVYVLIPTGATYEQAMDSVEASGVIIDKLSLRFMSKLMDYDKLVKPGRYKLENGWNNRQLIGVLRLGEQTPVSLTFSNVRLRSQLAAKLASEVEASEEELDSLLNDQEYLKTFGFDTTNIVSMFIPNTYEVYWTTTAPELMERMKAEYDKFWTPERKAKAEKLGLTQQQVSTLASIVQAETLKSDEKPRVAGVYLNRLEKGMLLQADPTVVFAVGDFTIRRVLNRHLTHDSPYNTYKYKGLPPGPINVPVISSIDAVLNPEEHNYIYFCAKEDFSGYHAFATTVAEHQANARRFHRALNARNIMK; encoded by the coding sequence ATGGCCAACGAAGTCAATAACCCAAGATCTAAAAGAAAGCGGAAAGAGAAGAGCAAACTGGTGCCGAGCCTGATTGCGCTGGGGATGTTCCTGTTTGTGAGCTTCTCCTACTACGCTTACCAAATTATGTACACCGCAAACGTGGATACCAAGGAGCAGGACGTGTATGTGCTTATCCCGACAGGTGCTACCTACGAGCAAGCCATGGATTCTGTGGAAGCAAGCGGCGTGATTATAGACAAGCTGTCCCTGCGCTTTATGTCAAAGCTGATGGACTATGATAAGCTGGTGAAGCCAGGCCGTTACAAGCTAGAGAATGGCTGGAATAACCGCCAGTTGATTGGAGTGCTGCGCCTGGGAGAGCAAACCCCGGTGAGCTTAACTTTTAGCAACGTGCGCCTGCGTAGCCAACTAGCAGCAAAACTGGCCTCTGAGGTAGAAGCAAGCGAGGAAGAACTGGACAGCTTGCTGAACGACCAGGAGTACCTGAAGACCTTTGGCTTCGATACGACCAACATCGTGAGCATGTTTATCCCGAACACCTACGAAGTATACTGGACCACTACAGCTCCTGAACTGATGGAGCGCATGAAGGCTGAGTATGACAAGTTCTGGACCCCGGAGCGTAAGGCGAAGGCTGAGAAGTTAGGGCTTACGCAGCAGCAGGTGTCTACGCTGGCTTCTATCGTACAGGCTGAAACACTGAAAAGCGACGAGAAACCTCGTGTGGCCGGTGTTTACCTGAACCGCCTTGAAAAAGGAATGCTCCTGCAGGCTGACCCAACTGTGGTGTTTGCTGTAGGGGATTTTACTATACGCCGGGTACTAAACAGGCACCTTACGCACGACTCACCATACAACACTTACAAGTATAAAGGATTGCCTCCGGGGCCTATCAACGTGCCGGTTATCTCCAGCATTGATGCTGTGTTGAACCCGGAAGAGCATAACTATATTTACTTTTGCGCCAAGGAAGATTTCTCAGGTTACCACGCTTTTGCTACAACTGTAGCCGAGCACCAGGCCAATGCACGCCGTTTCCACCGTGCTCTGAATGCGCGCAATATCATGAAGTAA